CTCACTCCCCCAGCTTCTCGCTAACAAGGGGGCATCACTCCCGCAAACAAATTCCCTCCTTGTCGGTCAACGTCCATTACTCATTCTTACCTCAAcattcttatttcattttcatttctcattaatagCTCAATCACATTCAAGCATCCATATACAACATCATTTCATGTTCATAAAATCTAACAATCtttattttcataatcatccactACTAAACTTCAATCTTTATGTTCATAAATATAACAATCTTTgtagttttacaccaagatcaACGACCTGAGAAATTTCATAGTAAGTCTCGCAAAAAAGATCTCGGAtgcaaaattcattaaaaagatattaagatctttgcctaaacGTTTCAAAATAAAAGTCAATATTGTAGTAGTGCCGGGTGGAATATGCGATTATTCCGCTTATCGACCATTTATTTATGTCGTCGCTTTACAGAACTTTACTTAAACCTTTTGCCAAATCCTTTGTTTATTCGTTCAGCCCGGTTGATATTTTCATCAAGTTTTTCGTTAGCGACCGTAAAATAAACACAGGTAAAAGTGGTTTTTTATTAGCGGCTTTGTGTAGCcttttttatcaaaagaaaaaacaataataataacaatcaTAATTAATTATGTAGTGATAAAGTGCATACAGAATCACTTGGGCATACGAAATCGCAATCATAACTAATTGTGTTGGGACGATTCAAtgcaagagaagaaaatgattaatttgtttCTCATTTCAACTCCATCACTGgaacaaaacaatcaaaataacAACAGATCGATATGCAAAAGACACGGAGTTATGGGATGTTCCAATACACGTACGTTAATGTTGATTTGGTCAAACGAGAGACATATAGAGGACATGTTGTCTCTAGGATACGTGTTcaactcatttttgtttttacatcACATTCTCTCGATCAATCATGAGGGCCGGGACAGGGTCAACTCCATATATACACATCGATCAATGCAAAATTCACTAATGAGGAATTGACCAAAGCAACAGTAGTAGAACTGAACTATTCCATTAACAAAAACCGTCAAATTTGGCTGCATGCATGTTCTATATATATGCGTTCATTACGTACGTAGTTGTTAAAGAATTGTTCccccattaaataaaaaattgataaccATTGAAGACTTGCCAAGTCTAATATCTCTTCTCCGTGGAAGTTAAAACGTAGACCTGTTCAGTGACTCTAATCCATaaatacgtgccttccaatgcAACATTTCTCACCCCTCACCCAATAATTAAGCAAGAATACACAGCCTACTCGAAGGTGGAGATAacctcaaaaatgatgaaaggcGTTCCTAGGTATCTGGTAACCATGCTCGTCTTGGCTTTGGCATGCTCCCTTGCCTCTGCATATGACCCCAGTCCTCTTCAAGATTTCTGCGTTTCAACCAACGATTCTGCTTATGGAGGTATGAAGTCATTTGAAGCATCTATCTGTaatcttgtatttttgtttttttaccctGCCCCTCTTGTTAGTACTCTacatatacaaatatatttattctcggttctttttatataacaaGCTTTTCCTTCTCCATGCAGTATTCGTGAATGGAAAGTTCTGCAAGGACCCCAAGCTTGTCTCTGCCAATGATTTCTTCTTCTCCGGACTAAACAGTCCCAGAGACACATCAAATCCACTTGGATCGACTGTCACTCTCCTGAATGTGGACAAAATACTAGGCCTCAACACTTTAGGCATATCCTTGGCTCGCATTGACTTTGCACCATACGGCCTAAATCCTCCCCACATTCACCCTCGTGGAACCGAGATTCTTGTAGTCCTAGAGGGTACTCTATTAGTTGGCTTTGTCACATCCAACACAGATAACCGTCTTTTCACCAAAGTTCTTAACGCAGGAGATGTCTTTGTCTTCCCAATTGGTCTCATTCACTTCCAGTTTAATGCTGGGGATACTAATGCCGTAGCCTTTGCCAGTCTTAGCAGCCAGAATCCTGGGCTCATCACCATAGCAAATGCAGTCTTTGGATCTAATCCTCCGATCAATGCTGATGTTCTCGCCAAAGCCTTCCAACTAGACAGAAATGTGATTAATTATCTTCAGAAAAAGTTCTAatggaaaaataattatagcaatATTTGTAATTGCCAATAATGAATCATTAGATGGTTCGAATGGTGCTTGCCATGCATTATTCCCTTGTTGTAACAACATATCAATAACttcaatgaaataaaattctttcttatatacgctctctctctctctctgtctctctctcgtttttttattttattttttatcaccGAGTGATACTGGAGTTAGAACAAGTGCATCATTAAAGTTAACTACA
The sequence above is drawn from the Alnus glutinosa chromosome 11, dhAlnGlut1.1, whole genome shotgun sequence genome and encodes:
- the LOC133882103 gene encoding germin-like protein subfamily 1 member 11; protein product: MMKGVPRYLVTMLVLALACSLASAYDPSPLQDFCVSTNDSAYGVFVNGKFCKDPKLVSANDFFFSGLNSPRDTSNPLGSTVTLLNVDKILGLNTLGISLARIDFAPYGLNPPHIHPRGTEILVVLEGTLLVGFVTSNTDNRLFTKVLNAGDVFVFPIGLIHFQFNAGDTNAVAFASLSSQNPGLITIANAVFGSNPPINADVLAKAFQLDRNVINYLQKKF